The Anabaena sp. WA102 genome contains a region encoding:
- a CDS encoding type I polyketide synthase codes for MAISQFETAFTQLKDEISNCEKSVLKMIKVKKNMPETTNMKNEINAKLRTTDVAIVGMASIFPQAKSLQEYWENIVQKVDCITDVPASRWHIDDYYDPDPKTPDKTYCKRGGFLPDIDFNPMEFGLPPNILEVTDISQLLGLVVAKEALEDAGYGASRQFNHERTGVVLGVAIGRQLAVPLGARLQDPLWKKVLKNSGLSDEDSQKIIEKLKSGYVQWEENAFPGMLANVISGRIANRLDLGGMNCVVDAACASSLGALRMAVSELVEHRADMMITGGVDTDNSIFAYMCFSKTPAVSPGEKVRPFDADADGMLLGEGVGMLVLKRLEDAQRDGDRIYAVIKGVGSSSDGKYKSIYAPRAEGQIIALNRAYTDAGVSPASIGLIEAHGTGTMVGDPTEFTSITSVFGENNPKKQHIALGTVKSQIGHTKAAAGAASLIKAALALHHKVLPPTINVSTPHPKLNIENSPFYLNTETRPWVSHPTQPRRAGVSAFGFGGTNYHVVLEEYEHEHHHPYRLHHTPQSLLLFAPTPSELLSRCQQIQQQLQNENKEKYYQQLITDSQTAKIPVNYARVGFVADDLGQAGELLQIVIEGLRNKPEAKSWEHPQGVYYRQKGTDTTAKVVALFSGQGSQYLEMGRELVMNFPCLRQTYTHMDSLLCEDGLQPLSSVVFPQPVFDETKKQIQLATLQKTEYAQPAIGVFSAGLYKILQQAGFKPDFVAGHSFGELTALWVAGVLNEEDYLFLVKARGQAMAAPANPNFDTGGMLAVKGDIHQITEVIKKFPQVAVANKNSQHQVVLAGKKEEIIQVQDILKNQGLTTFLLGVSAAFHTPLVSHAQKPFAQAVEKVNFNEAQIPVYTNVTGSRYPQEPHAIQKILKEQLLNQVLFQQEIENIYAAGGYYFVEFGPKSVLTNLVKEILSDKPHIAIAVNPSHTKNSDKTLRQAIVQLQVAGLYLQNLDPYQVATKIPEVPAKKVLNVRLNSTNITERTQKAFAKALENGHHVGVVSPQPTIDNKPPTAFNENHQPQGNNKPPTSFNENHQPQGNNDHPTSLNGKLEQVEIQPDNQGKVIHNLEKIITEFSQQQRDIIHVHEQSLHNQTEYTKTFSQLMQQQYLLLGNNQTTEHQSQTQQLAISNSEQNMMRFHDHQGDTLRIHEQYLKYQHEYTQNYFQLLQKHLHLLTSENKVINFVNHPQIQQDLENDQKPDLLNQNISEPLPLCASAPLREEKTFVNHPQIQQDLENDQKPDLLNQNISEPLPLCASAPLREEKTIPNIDKATLSQTLLNVVSDKTGYPVEMLELSMDMEADLGIDSIKRVEILGGLLELHPDLPKPNPEELGQLRTLEQIAEYMQTLVPDILNQQVEISTAIISKEVLVEVPQPELIPATPVVEEQQQEGEIFQDLSDILLTVVSDKTGYPVEMLELSMDMEADLGIDSIKRVEILGGLLELYPDLPKPNPEEIGELRTLGEIATYMQQQAQRIPNLLTEEIVEDITITSVPNIRRSIAKLQQLPTPDSLEFSLSENHIALITDDGSSTTEKLAESLIAKGWKTVVLSFPGVESNVNAGINRVVLTDWNEDSLQQQLKQIADNYGTVAAFIHLHPATSLDIDKSILRHVFLIAKYLKEPLNAAAKFGRSCFISVARLDGEFGLGESHNFSAISGGLFGLSKSINQEWENVFCRSLDLNPDLDSETSVKNILAEIYDANLLIQEVGYSNKGRVTLIADFSPLPTTNSAREITKDQVFLVSGGAKGITAQCVIKIAQQYQCKFILLGRSTTEVEPVWAENCENEAELKQRILENFQAQGEKPTPIMVQKKYQIISSQREIQNTLKAIVEAGGEAEYLSVDITDTVLLESKLADVIERFGAITGIIHGAGNLADKRIEKKSIQDFENVYAAKVKGLENLLRCVPASQLQYLVLFSSVVGFYGNAGQSDYAIANEILNKSAHLIKHNYPNCHVMAINWGPWESGMVSSELKKAFAARGIEVIPVETGTQILVDELTTANQGTVQLVIGSPLIYVPATLSNDLKTYRIKRRLTLTENPFLQDHVIAGRPVLPATCGLLWMTNACEQLYPGFTAFSSPNFKVLKGIVFGEDFASEYILELQELAKHENQEIEFAAKISSQTPDGKIRYHFSTNLILKREIPTPPSYVNLNFNQDENFLKTNQELYQVNASSLFHGFTFQGVKSVLNTSPSQITIECCLPEPTTQQQGQFPVQTFNPYIADVQIHSLWIWTQHFHQVGCLPSEIKHFEQFAKVPFGETFYVTCEVQSKTESSVVTDVITYNRQGQVYNRMIGAKGTILPRQIAKD; via the coding sequence ATGGCTATCTCCCAGTTTGAAACTGCTTTCACACAGTTAAAAGATGAAATTAGTAACTGTGAAAAGTCTGTACTCAAGATGATAAAAGTGAAAAAAAATATGCCTGAGACTACAAATATGAAAAATGAAATTAATGCTAAATTGCGAACAACCGATGTCGCAATTGTTGGTATGGCTTCTATTTTTCCCCAGGCGAAGAGTTTGCAAGAATACTGGGAAAATATTGTTCAGAAAGTAGATTGTATTACTGATGTTCCTGCGTCCCGTTGGCATATAGATGACTATTATGATCCTGATCCAAAAACACCAGATAAAACCTATTGTAAGCGCGGTGGTTTCTTACCAGATATTGATTTTAATCCTATGGAATTTGGCTTACCTCCCAATATTTTGGAGGTGACAGATATTTCTCAATTACTCGGTTTGGTAGTAGCAAAAGAGGCGTTAGAAGATGCTGGTTATGGTGCATCTCGACAATTTAATCATGAACGAACAGGAGTAGTATTAGGAGTAGCAATTGGTAGACAATTGGCTGTTCCTTTAGGTGCAAGATTGCAAGATCCACTTTGGAAAAAAGTTCTCAAAAATAGTGGTTTATCAGACGAAGATAGCCAGAAAATTATTGAAAAACTCAAAAGTGGATATGTGCAATGGGAAGAAAATGCTTTCCCCGGAATGTTAGCAAATGTGATTTCTGGACGTATCGCTAACCGTCTGGATTTGGGGGGAATGAACTGCGTAGTTGATGCAGCTTGCGCGAGTTCCTTGGGTGCATTAAGGATGGCTGTTAGCGAATTAGTAGAACATCGCGCCGACATGATGATAACTGGCGGTGTAGATACTGATAACTCAATTTTCGCCTATATGTGCTTCAGTAAAACTCCTGCTGTTTCTCCAGGGGAAAAGGTAAGACCCTTTGATGCTGATGCAGATGGAATGCTATTAGGTGAAGGCGTGGGAATGTTGGTACTTAAGCGCCTAGAAGATGCTCAACGAGATGGCGATCGCATCTATGCAGTCATTAAGGGCGTTGGCAGTTCCAGTGATGGTAAGTATAAAAGTATCTATGCACCTCGCGCCGAAGGTCAAATAATTGCTTTGAATCGAGCATATACAGATGCAGGAGTTTCTCCTGCTAGTATAGGCTTAATTGAAGCACATGGTACAGGAACGATGGTAGGAGATCCTACGGAATTTACATCTATTACCAGTGTTTTTGGCGAAAATAACCCGAAAAAACAGCATATTGCTTTAGGAACTGTTAAATCTCAAATTGGACACACTAAAGCGGCTGCTGGTGCTGCCAGTCTCATCAAAGCGGCTTTAGCATTACATCACAAAGTCTTACCACCGACGATTAATGTCAGTACCCCCCATCCTAAACTGAATATTGAGAACTCGCCATTTTATTTAAATACGGAAACTAGACCTTGGGTAAGTCATCCTACTCAACCCAGAAGGGCGGGAGTCAGTGCTTTTGGATTTGGTGGTACGAATTATCACGTTGTTTTAGAAGAATATGAACATGAACATCATCACCCTTACCGTTTACACCATACTCCACAATCCTTACTGCTATTTGCCCCCACCCCTTCAGAGTTGTTATCTCGTTGTCAACAAATCCAACAACAATTACAGAATGAGAATAAAGAAAAATACTATCAACAATTAATTACTGATTCTCAAACCGCTAAAATTCCCGTTAATTATGCCAGAGTGGGCTTTGTCGCCGATGATTTAGGGCAAGCTGGGGAATTACTGCAAATTGTCATAGAAGGGCTGAGAAACAAGCCTGAAGCCAAATCCTGGGAACATCCGCAAGGGGTTTACTACCGCCAAAAGGGGACAGACACAACAGCTAAAGTAGTGGCTTTGTTTTCTGGACAAGGTTCACAATACTTAGAAATGGGGCGGGAATTGGTAATGAATTTTCCCTGCTTGCGCCAAACCTACACTCACATGGATAGCTTGTTGTGTGAAGACGGGTTACAGCCTTTATCAAGTGTAGTATTTCCTCAACCTGTTTTTGATGAAACAAAAAAGCAAATTCAGTTAGCAACATTGCAAAAAACTGAATATGCACAACCGGCAATTGGTGTATTTAGTGCAGGCTTATATAAAATCTTGCAACAAGCTGGATTTAAACCCGATTTTGTTGCCGGTCATAGCTTTGGTGAATTAACAGCCTTGTGGGTCGCAGGAGTGTTAAATGAAGAGGATTATTTGTTCCTAGTAAAAGCTAGAGGACAAGCTATGGCTGCACCTGCTAATCCCAATTTTGATACCGGAGGAATGTTAGCTGTCAAAGGAGATATTCATCAAATAACGGAAGTAATTAAAAAGTTTCCCCAGGTAGCAGTTGCTAATAAAAATTCTCAGCACCAAGTAGTATTAGCTGGCAAGAAAGAGGAAATTATTCAAGTCCAAGATATTCTCAAAAATCAAGGTCTTACCACTTTTTTATTAGGAGTTTCCGCAGCATTTCATACACCATTAGTATCTCATGCTCAAAAACCTTTTGCCCAAGCCGTTGAAAAAGTAAATTTCAACGAAGCCCAAATTCCTGTTTATACTAATGTTACAGGTAGCCGTTATCCTCAAGAACCCCACGCCATTCAAAAAATCCTCAAAGAACAACTGTTAAATCAGGTGTTATTTCAGCAGGAAATTGAAAATATTTATGCTGCTGGCGGTTATTACTTTGTAGAATTTGGTCCCAAAAGTGTCCTTACCAATTTGGTGAAAGAAATTCTAAGTGATAAGCCACACATAGCTATAGCCGTAAATCCAAGTCATACCAAAAACAGCGACAAAACTCTTCGACAAGCCATAGTTCAATTGCAGGTAGCTGGATTATATTTGCAAAATTTAGATCCCTATCAAGTCGCAACTAAAATTCCCGAAGTTCCCGCTAAAAAAGTTTTAAATGTCCGCTTAAATAGTACCAACATTACCGAAAGAACTCAAAAAGCATTTGCGAAAGCTTTAGAGAATGGTCATCATGTGGGAGTGGTATCTCCCCAACCAACAATTGACAACAAACCGCCAACTGCATTTAATGAGAATCATCAACCACAGGGTAACAACAAACCGCCAACTTCATTTAATGAGAATCATCAACCACAGGGTAACAACGACCACCCAACTTCACTCAATGGTAAATTAGAACAAGTCGAAATCCAACCTGATAATCAGGGAAAAGTTATTCACAACTTAGAAAAAATTATCACAGAATTTAGCCAGCAACAACGAGATATTATCCACGTTCATGAACAATCTTTACACAATCAAACAGAATACACAAAGACATTTTCTCAATTAATGCAGCAACAGTATTTATTATTGGGAAATAATCAAACTACAGAACATCAATCCCAAACTCAACAACTAGCAATTTCCAACTCTGAACAGAACATGATGCGGTTTCATGATCATCAAGGTGATACCCTCCGCATTCATGAACAATATCTCAAATATCAACATGAATATACCCAAAATTACTTTCAACTTCTGCAAAAACATTTGCATTTACTGACCTCAGAAAATAAAGTCATCAATTTTGTAAATCATCCTCAAATTCAACAAGACTTAGAAAATGATCAAAAACCAGACTTACTGAATCAGAATATTTCCGAACCTCTTCCTCTCTGCGCCTCTGCGCCTCTGCGTGAAGAAAAAACCTTTGTAAATCATCCTCAAATTCAACAAGACTTAGAAAATGATCAAAAACCAGACTTACTGAATCAGAATATTTCCGAACCTCTTCCTCTCTGCGCCTCTGCGCCTCTGCGTGAAGAAAAAACCATCCCAAATATAGATAAAGCTACCCTTAGTCAAACTTTACTAAACGTTGTCAGTGATAAAACAGGCTACCCAGTAGAAATGTTAGAACTGTCAATGGATATGGAAGCAGATTTGGGAATTGATTCTATTAAACGGGTAGAAATTTTAGGAGGTTTATTAGAACTACATCCCGATTTACCTAAACCCAACCCCGAAGAATTAGGACAATTAAGAACCTTGGAACAAATTGCTGAATATATGCAAACTTTAGTTCCAGATATCTTAAATCAACAAGTAGAAATATCAACAGCAATTATTAGCAAAGAGGTATTAGTAGAAGTTCCCCAACCAGAATTAATTCCAGCCACACCCGTAGTTGAAGAACAGCAACAAGAAGGAGAAATTTTCCAAGATTTAAGCGATATTCTGCTAACAGTTGTCAGTGACAAAACAGGTTATCCTGTGGAAATGCTAGAACTGTCAATGGATATGGAAGCAGATTTAGGAATTGATTCTATCAAACGAGTAGAAATTTTAGGAGGTTTATTAGAACTATATCCCGATTTACCTAAACCCAACCCCGAAGAAATTGGAGAATTGAGAACTTTAGGCGAAATTGCCACTTATATGCAGCAACAAGCCCAGAGAATTCCTAATTTATTGACTGAAGAAATAGTAGAAGATATCACAATCACATCTGTACCAAATATCCGCCGCAGTATTGCTAAATTACAGCAACTTCCCACACCAGATAGTTTAGAATTTTCTCTTTCTGAAAATCACATTGCATTAATCACTGATGATGGTTCTTCCACCACAGAGAAATTAGCAGAAAGTTTGATAGCGAAAGGTTGGAAAACTGTAGTTTTAAGTTTCCCCGGTGTCGAGTCAAATGTTAATGCAGGTATCAATAGAGTAGTTTTAACGGATTGGAATGAAGACAGTTTACAACAACAGTTAAAACAGATTGCTGATAATTATGGGACTGTAGCTGCATTTATTCACCTTCACCCAGCAACATCATTAGACATAGATAAATCTATTCTGCGTCATGTCTTCTTAATCGCTAAATATCTGAAAGAACCACTCAACGCAGCCGCCAAATTTGGACGCAGTTGTTTTATTAGCGTTGCGCGTTTAGATGGTGAATTTGGATTAGGAGAAAGCCATAATTTTAGTGCAATTTCTGGAGGATTATTCGGACTTAGCAAGAGTATTAATCAAGAATGGGAAAATGTATTTTGTCGTTCCCTTGACTTAAATCCAGACTTAGATTCAGAAACATCTGTAAAAAATATCCTCGCAGAAATTTATGATGCAAACTTGTTAATTCAAGAAGTAGGATATAGCAACAAAGGTAGAGTTACTTTAATTGCAGATTTTAGCCCATTACCAACTACCAATTCTGCAAGAGAAATTACTAAAGATCAAGTATTTCTCGTGAGTGGTGGTGCAAAAGGAATCACAGCCCAATGTGTCATAAAAATCGCCCAACAATATCAATGTAAATTTATTCTTTTAGGGCGTTCCACCACAGAAGTTGAACCAGTTTGGGCAGAAAATTGTGAAAATGAAGCAGAATTAAAACAGCGAATTTTAGAAAATTTTCAAGCCCAAGGGGAAAAACCAACACCGATAATGGTACAGAAAAAGTATCAAATTATTTCCTCACAGCGAGAAATTCAAAATACTCTGAAAGCTATTGTAGAAGCTGGAGGGGAAGCAGAATATCTGAGTGTAGATATTACTGACACAGTATTACTAGAATCAAAACTTGCAGATGTAATTGAACGTTTTGGGGCGATAACAGGTATAATTCATGGTGCAGGAAACTTAGCTGACAAGCGCATTGAAAAGAAATCAATTCAAGATTTTGAAAATGTTTATGCAGCTAAAGTTAAAGGTTTAGAAAATCTCCTGCGGTGTGTACCAGCAAGTCAATTGCAATATTTAGTTTTGTTTTCTTCCGTAGTGGGATTTTATGGAAATGCAGGACAATCAGATTATGCCATAGCCAATGAAATTCTCAACAAATCAGCCCATCTAATTAAACATAATTACCCTAACTGTCATGTTATGGCTATTAACTGGGGACCTTGGGAAAGTGGCATGGTATCATCAGAATTAAAGAAAGCTTTTGCAGCCAGAGGAATTGAAGTTATTCCCGTAGAAACAGGAACACAAATATTAGTTGATGAACTAACAACGGCTAATCAAGGCACAGTTCAATTAGTGATTGGTAGTCCATTAATTTATGTTCCTGCAACCTTATCAAATGATTTAAAAACCTATCGGATTAAACGCCGATTAACATTAACAGAAAACCCATTTTTACAGGATCATGTTATCGCCGGTCGTCCCGTACTTCCTGCTACCTGTGGGTTATTATGGATGACTAATGCTTGTGAACAACTCTATCCTGGATTTACAGCCTTCAGTTCTCCCAATTTCAAAGTTTTAAAAGGCATAGTTTTTGGTGAGGACTTCGCAAGTGAATATATTTTAGAACTTCAAGAACTTGCGAAACATGAAAATCAGGAAATAGAATTTGCTGCTAAAATTAGTAGTCAGACACCAGACGGGAAAATCCGCTATCATTTCAGCACAAATCTAATTCTCAAAAGAGAAATTCCCACACCTCCAAGTTATGTAAACTTGAACTTTAATCAGGATGAAAATTTTCTCAAAACCAATCAAGAATTATATCAAGTAAATGCTTCTAGCCTATTTCATGGATTCACATTTCAAGGCGTAAAATCAGTTTTAAATACCAGTCCTAGTCAGATAACCATTGAATGCTGTTTACCAGAACCAACTACACAGCAACAGGGACAATTTCCGGTGCAAACATTCAATCCTTATATAGCAGATGTCCAGATTCATTCTCTCTGGATTTGGACACAACACTTTCATCAAGTTGGATGTTTACCATCAGAAATAAAGCATTTTGAACAGTTTGCAAAAGTCCCTTTTGGTGAAACATTTTATGTTACTTGTGAAGTCCAATCAAAAACAGAATCATCAGTAGTTACAGATGTGATTACCTATAACCGTCAAGGACAAGTTTATAATCGCATGATTGGTGCTAAAGGAACAATTCTACCTCGACAAATAGCCAAAGATTAG